One window of the Vicinamibacterales bacterium genome contains the following:
- a CDS encoding phosphatidylserine/phosphatidylglycerophosphate/cardiolipin synthase family protein — protein sequence MLILPPVKATVAEPFRAIDVPDLLDDGRSIRVRAEYAVGIGRRTPIADQELGFVSDGAVVARASVHEGSCELASGLGDSLGVFRSRANVSADALPLIEARVSVLRPGGRALLLFDAELDAADLRPVRDVPWAEPVAVRIRSTRSCRSLRARLRAAGLPPVVIDAAAVLDEGDTHDVPALVDAVRLARTAARMRAYGFHVPAIVYRGPHQPSTVGFSAVRPQESSNLTQSASRVPHGRPSLTTPLDTVTGSEAIAGNRIEVELDNRQARNWLLHAIEHSQRRVHFQVYMALDDDVGRPVEAALAAAAARGVTVRVLVDSLHGLHGSFGLRNPILERLSSRPGVELRLGKPITPDSPLEDLKQRDHRKLVVADGRVALLGGRNLSHEYYTGFEEVPLRPEMTWRMVPWLDAGARVEGPAVAVLERSFLEAWREAGGRAFDTPACPPGGTAAARVVVHRGLRDAHTVEAYIALIESARSHVYVVNGFPLLLEIQHALLGALKRGVRVRTLVGNLTPRHGNRPLEGPWAAARTVATSLVHSRIDPLVDAGGECYEFVVPNQPGWDPSLTEVRPHVHAKTMSVDGRVCAVGSANLDVTAGYWESELLLVVEDGSIAAGVEARFDELLATSRRIDREDPEWQRRAGFRRWMRYWPGVLSA from the coding sequence GTGCTCATCCTTCCTCCGGTGAAAGCGACCGTCGCGGAGCCGTTCAGGGCCATCGACGTTCCGGACCTGCTGGACGACGGCAGATCGATACGCGTCCGGGCGGAGTACGCGGTCGGCATTGGCCGCCGAACGCCAATCGCCGATCAGGAACTGGGGTTCGTGAGCGACGGTGCCGTGGTCGCCCGTGCATCGGTGCACGAGGGAAGTTGCGAGTTGGCGTCAGGGCTCGGCGATTCGCTGGGGGTGTTCCGATCTCGTGCGAACGTCAGCGCCGACGCGCTACCACTAATTGAGGCCCGGGTCTCGGTCCTCCGTCCGGGCGGGCGAGCCCTGCTGCTCTTCGATGCCGAGCTGGATGCCGCCGACCTGCGGCCGGTGCGAGATGTGCCCTGGGCGGAGCCCGTGGCCGTCCGGATTCGCTCCACCCGCAGCTGCCGTTCACTCCGGGCCAGACTGCGCGCCGCTGGACTGCCACCGGTCGTGATCGACGCGGCCGCCGTTCTCGACGAGGGGGACACCCACGATGTGCCGGCGCTCGTGGATGCCGTGCGGCTCGCCCGCACGGCGGCGCGGATGCGCGCGTACGGATTCCACGTCCCGGCAATCGTGTATCGGGGTCCCCACCAACCATCGACAGTCGGCTTCAGCGCGGTCCGGCCGCAGGAATCGTCGAATCTCACTCAGTCGGCCTCGCGCGTGCCGCATGGCCGCCCGTCGCTGACCACGCCGCTCGACACGGTGACGGGCAGCGAGGCCATCGCTGGTAATCGCATCGAGGTGGAGCTGGACAACCGGCAGGCCCGCAACTGGCTGCTTCACGCGATCGAACACAGCCAGCGCCGCGTGCACTTTCAGGTATACATGGCGCTCGACGATGACGTCGGACGACCCGTCGAAGCGGCGCTGGCGGCAGCGGCCGCGCGGGGTGTGACGGTCAGGGTTCTCGTCGACTCGCTCCACGGGCTTCACGGTTCGTTCGGCCTGCGCAACCCGATTCTCGAGCGGCTGTCGTCGCGTCCCGGCGTCGAATTGCGCCTCGGGAAGCCGATCACGCCGGACTCGCCGCTCGAGGACCTGAAACAGCGCGACCACCGCAAGCTCGTCGTGGCGGACGGTCGCGTCGCGCTGCTCGGTGGCAGGAACCTGTCGCACGAGTATTACACCGGCTTCGAGGAGGTTCCACTGCGGCCGGAGATGACGTGGAGGATGGTGCCTTGGCTGGACGCCGGCGCCCGTGTGGAAGGTCCGGCGGTGGCCGTCCTCGAGCGATCGTTCCTCGAAGCGTGGAGGGAGGCGGGTGGCCGCGCCTTCGACACTCCCGCCTGCCCCCCGGGCGGCACGGCCGCCGCTCGCGTCGTCGTCCATCGCGGCCTGCGGGACGCCCACACGGTTGAAGCCTACATCGCGTTGATCGAGAGCGCGCGCTCGCACGTGTATGTCGTCAACGGGTTCCCGCTCCTGCTCGAGATCCAGCACGCGCTGCTCGGAGCGCTGAAGCGGGGTGTCCGCGTCCGCACCCTCGTGGGCAACCTCACCCCGCGCCACGGCAACAGACCGCTCGAAGGGCCGTGGGCGGCGGCGCGCACGGTGGCGACGTCGCTGGTTCACTCGCGAATAGACCCGCTGGTGGACGCCGGGGGCGAATGTTACGAGTTCGTGGTGCCCAATCAGCCCGGGTGGGATCCGTCGCTCACCGAGGTCCGGCCGCACGTTCACGCAAAGACGATGAGTGTCGACGGGCGCGTGTGCGCCGTGGGCAGTGCCAACCTCGACGTGACGGCCGGCTACTGGGAAAGCGAGCTGCTGCTGGTCGTCGAAGACGGGTCGATCGCCGCCGGAGTGGAGGCGAGGTTCGACGAGCTTCTTGCGACGTCGCGGCGAATCGACCGCGAGGATCCGGAATGGCAGCGGCGAGCCGGGTTCCGCCGCTGGATGCGGTACTGGCCTGGCGTGCTGTCCGCCTGA